The proteins below come from a single Triticum aestivum cultivar Chinese Spring chromosome 5D, IWGSC CS RefSeq v2.1, whole genome shotgun sequence genomic window:
- the LOC123121383 gene encoding pre-mRNA-processing-splicing factor 8A has translation MWNGAPPPPPMAAAPPPPGTVGAVPAPPPQSAAPPQAGQPLTPAELEAQLVEKARKWHQLNSKRYGDKRKFGFVEAQKEDMPPEHVRKIIRDHGDMSSKKYRHDKRVYLGALKFVPHAVYKLLENMPMPWEQVRDVKILYHITGAITFVNEIPWVVEPIYLAQWGSMWIMMRREKRDRRHFKRMRFPPFDDEEPPLDYADNLLDVEPLEAIQLELDPEEDGAVYKWFYDHKPLVKTKLINGPSYRKWHLSLPIMATLYRLAGQLLSDLIDRNYFYLFDMESFFTAKALNMCIPGGPKFEPLYRGMEKGDEDWNEFNDINKLIIRQPLRTEYRIAFPHLYNNRPRKVRLCIYHTPMIMYIKTEDPDLPAFYYDPLINPITSTSKIDRCEKKASEEEDEDDFSLPDGVDPLLKETPLYTDTTAAGISLLFAPKPFNMRSGRTRRAEDIPLVSEWFKEHCPPAYPVKVRVSYQKLLKCYVLNELHHRPPKAQKKKHLFRSLQATKFFQTTELDWAEAGLQVCKQGYNMLNLLIHRKNLNYLHLDYNFNLKPVKTLTTKERKKSRFGNAFHLCREILRLTKLVVDANIQFRLGNVDAFQLADGLQYIFSHVGQLTGMYRYKYRLMRQIRMCKDLKHLIYYRFNTGPVGKGPGCGFWAPMWRVWLFFLRGIVPLLERWLGNLLARQFEGRHSKGVAKTVTKQRVESHFDLELRAAVMHDVLDAMPEGIKQNKARTILQHLSEAWRCWKANIPWKVPGLPVPIENMILRYVKSKADWWTNVAHYNRERIRRGATVDKTVCRKNLGRLTRLWLKAEQERQHNYLKDGPYVTPEEAVAIYTTTVHWLESRKFSPIPFPPLSDKHDTKLLILALERLKESYSVAVRLNQLQREELGLIEQAYDNPHEALSRIKRHLLTQRAFKEVGIEFMDLYSYLIPVYEIEPLEKITDAYLDQYLWYEGDKRHLFPNWVKPADSEPPPLLVYKWCQGINNLQDIWDTSDGQCVVMLQTKFEKFFEKIDLTLLNRLLRLVLDHNIADYVTAKNNVVLSYKDMSHTNSYGLIRGLQFASFVVQYYGLVLDLLLLGLTRASEIAGPPQMPNEFLTYTDTKVETRHPIRLYSRYIDKVHIMFRFTHEEARDLIQRYLTEHPDPNNENMVGYNNKKCWPRDARMRLMKHDVNLGRSVFWDMKNRLPRSITTLEWENGFVSVYSKDNPNLLFSMSGFEVRILPKIRMTQEAFSNTKDGVWNLQNEQTKERTAIAFLRVDDEHMKVFENRVRQILMSSGSTTFTKIVNKWNTALIGLMTYFREATVHTQELLDLLVKCENKIQTRIKIGLNSKMPSRFPPVIFYTPKEIGGLGMLSMGHILIPQSDLRYSKQTDVGVTHFRSGMSHEEDQLIPNLYRYIQPWESEFIDSQRVWAEYALKRQEAQSQNRRLTLEDLEDSWDRGIPRINTLFQKDRHTLAYDKGWRVRTDFKQYQVLKQNPFWWTHQRHDGKLWNLNNYRTDVIQALGGVEGILEHTLFKGTYFPTWEGLFWEKASGFEESMKYKKLTNAQRSGLNQIPNRRFTLWWSPTINRANVYVGFQVQLDLTGIFMHGKIPTLKISLIQIFRAHLWQKVHESVVMDLCQVLDQELDALEIETVQKETIHPRKSYKMNSSCADVLLFAAHRWQMSKPSLVSESKDVFDQKASNKYWIDVQLRWGDYDSHDIERYTRAKFMDYTTDNMSIYPSPTGVMIGLDLAYNLHSAFGNWFPGSKPLLQQAMNKIMKSNPALYVLRERIRKGLQLYSSEPTEPYLSSQNYGEIFSNQIIWFVDDTNVYRVTIHKTFEGNLTTKPINGAIFIFNPRTGQLFLKVIHTSVWAGQKRLGQLAKWKTAEEVAALVRSLPVEEQPKQIIVTRKGMLDPLEVHLLDFPNIVIKGSELQLPFQACLKIEKFGDLILKATEPQMVLYNIYDDWLKSISSYTAFSRLVLILRALHVNNEKAKMLLKPDKTIVTEPHHIWPSLTDEQWLKVECALRDLILSDYAKKNNVNTSALTQSEIRDIILGAEIAPPSQQRQQIAEIEKQSRETPQLNAVTTRTTNVHGDELIITTTSPYEQAAFASKTDWRVRAISATNLYLRVNHIYVNSDDIKETGYTYIMPKNILKKFICISDLRTQVAGFLYGLSPQDNPQVKEIRCISIPPQHGTHQMVTLPANLPEHEFLADLEPLGWMHTQPNEAPQLSPQDLTSHAKILENNKQWDGEKCIILTCSFTPGSCSLTAYKLTPSGYEWGHSNKDNGSNPHGYLPTHYEKVQMLLSDRFLGFYMVPDNAPWNYNFMGVKHDPLMKYSMKLGTPRDFYHEDHRPTHFLEFSNIEEGEVAEGDREDTFS, from the exons ATGTGGaacggcgcgccgccgccgccgccgatggcgGCCGCGCCTCCTCCTCCGGGCACGGTCGGCGCTGTTCCGGCCCCTCCCCCGCagtccgccgcgccgccgcaggCAGGCCAGCCGCTCACGCCGGCAGAGCTCGAGGCGCAGCTCGTGGAGAAGGCCCGCAAGTGGCACCAGCTCAACTCCAAGCGCTACGGCGACAAGCGCAAGTTCGGCTTTGTCGAGGCGCAGAAGGAGGACATGCCCCCCGAGCACGTGCGAAAAATCATCAG GGACCATGGGGACATGTCTTCGAAGAAGTACAGGCATGACAAGCGTGTTTATCTTGGAGCACTCAAGTTTGTACCTCATGCCGTTTACAAACTACTGGAGAATATGCCGATGCCCTGGGAACAG GTTCGGGATGTTAAGATCTTGTACCATATCACCGGTGCCATAACCTTCGTAAATGAGATCCCGTGGGTAGTTGAGCCCATTTACCTGGCGCAG TGGGGCTCAATGTGGATCATGATGCGAAGGGAGAAGAGAGATAGGCGGCATTTCAAAAGAATGCGCTTTCCTCCATTTGATGACGAGGAACCTCCACTGGATTATGCTGATAATTTGTTGGATGTTGAACCGTTGGAGGCTATACAATTGGAGTTGGACCCAGAGGAAGATGGAGCTGTGTATAAATGGTTTTATGATCACAAGCCTCTGGTGAAGACTAAGCTTATAAACGGCCCCAGTTACAGGAAATGGCATCTATCTCTTCCCATCATGGCAACACTCTATCGCCTGGCTGGTCAACTTTTGTCAGACTTGATTGACCGGAATTATTTCTATTTGTTTGACATGGAGTCTTTCTTTACTGCCAAAGCACTTAACATGTGTATCCCAG GAGGTCCAAAATTTGAGCCACTCTACCGTGGTATGGAGAAAGGGGATGAGGACTGGAATGAGTTTAATGATATCAACAAACTCATCATCCGTCAACCACTTCGGACTGAATACAGAATTGCGTTCCCACACTTGTACAATAACAGGCCAAGGAAAGTGAGACTTTGCATATATCATACTCCTATGATAATGTATATCAAGACAGAGGATCCAGATTTACCTGCATTTTACTATGATCCTCTGATAAATCCAATCACTTCAACCAGCAAGATTGATCGCTGTGAGAAGAAAGCAagtgaagaggaagatgaagacgacTTTAGTCTTCCCGATGGAGTGGACCCTCTTTTGAAAGAAACTCCACTCTACACTGATACGACAGCTGCCGGCATTTCATTACTCTTTGCCCCAAAGCCTTTTAACATGAGATCTGGTAGAACACGCCGTGCTGAGGACATTCCTCTTGTATCTGAGTGGTTCAAAGAGCACTG CCCACCAGCATATCCAGTTAAAGTCCGGGTGAGCTACCAGAAGCTGCTGAAGTGCTATGTGCTCAATGAGCTACACCATAGGCCGCCTAAAGCACAGAAGAAGAAACATCTGTTCCGTTCTCTGCAAGCAACAAAGTTCTTTCAAACTACAGAGCTTGACTGGGCAGAAGCTGGGTTGCAAGTTTGCAAGCAGGGCTACAACATGCTAAACTTGTTGATTCACAGGAAGAATCTTAACTATCTTCATTTAGACTACAATTTCAACTTGAAGCCTGTGAAGACTCTCACAACAAAGGAGAGAAAGAAATCTCGTTTTGGAAATGCATTCCACTTGTGCCGTGAGATTTTGCGACTTACTAAGCTAGTTGTTGATGCAAACATCCAATTTCGCTTGGGAAATGTTGATGCCTTTCAGTTGGCCGATGGTTTGCAATACATATTCTCCCATGTTGGTCAGTTGACTGGTATGTACAGATACAAGTATCGTCTGATGCGGCAAATTAGGATGTGCAAAGATCTGAAACACTTGATATATTATCGTTTTAACACTGGTCCTGTTGGAAAAGGACCTGGCTGTGGATTTTGGGCTCCAATGTGGAGAGTGTGGCTGTTTTTCCTTCGTGGTATTGTACCGTTGCTTGAAAGGTGGTTAGGTAATTTGCTGGCCAGGCAGTTTGAAGGTCGCCATTCAAAAGGAGTTGCTAAAACAGTAACCAAGCAACGTGTTGAGTCACACTTCGACCTGGAGCTTCGAGCTGCAGTTATGCATGATGTCCTTGATGCTATGCCAGAGGGCATCAAGCAAAACAAGGCCCGGACTATACTACAGCATCTTAGTGAGGCATGGCGCTGCTGGAAGGCAAACATCCCCTGGAAGGTCCCTGGCCTGCCGGTTCCTATTGAAAATATGATACTTCGTTATGTGAAGTCCAAGGCTGATTGGTGGACAAATGTCGCTCACTACAACCGTGAGCGTATCCGGCGTGGTGCTACAGTTGACAAGACTGTCTGCCGCAAAAATCTTGGAAGGTTAACACGTCTGTGGCTGAAGGCAGAACAAGAGAGGCAGCACAATTACTTGAAAGATGGGCCATATGTGACACCTGAAGAGGCAGTTGCTATTTATACAACCACAGTTCATTGGCTCGAATCAAGAAAGTTCTCACCGATCCCTTTTCCTCCACTCTCAGACAAGCATGATACCAAACTTCTTATACTGGCACTGGAAAGACTAAAAGAGTCTTATAGTGTGGCTGTAAGGTTAAATCAACTGCAAAGAGAGGAACTGGGTTTAATTGAACAAGCATATGATAATCCGCATGAAGCTTTGTCTAGGATAAAACGGCATCTTCTTACTCAGCGTGCTTTTAAGGAAGTTGGCATTGAGTTTATGGATCTGTATAGCTACTTGATCCCGGTATATGAAATTGAGCCTCTTGAGAAAATTACTGATGCATACCTTGACCAATACTTGTGGTATGAGGGGGACAAGCGCCACCTCTTCCCAAACTGGGTAAAGCCTGCTGATTCAGAGCCACCTCCTCTACTTGTTTACAAATGGTGCCAAGGTATAAACAATTTGCAGGACATATGGGACACGAGCGATGGGCAGTGTGTTGTGATGCTGCAGACAAAATTTGAGaagttctttgaaaaaattgatcTGACTCTGTTGAACAGGCTTCTACGGTTGGTCCTGGACCATAACATTGCTGACTATGTCACTGCAAAGAACAATGTTGTGTTGTCTTATAAGGATATGAGTCACACAAATTCTTATGGTCTTATTCGAGGTCTTCAGTTTGCATCCTTTGTTGTGCAATACTACGGGTTGGTGCTGGATCTCCTGCTTCTTGGTTTAACTCGAGCTAGTGAGATTGCAGGGCCACCACAAATGCCAAATGAGTTCCTTACATATACTGACACAAAAGTTGAGACAAGGCATCCCATCAGGCTCTATTCTCGATATATTGACAAGGTGCATATAATGTTCCGATTCACTCATGAAGAGGCAAGGGATTTAATTCAACGTTACTTGACAGAGCATCCTGATCCTAACAATGAGAACATGGTCGGTTACAATAACAAGAAATGTTGGCCTAGGGATGCAAGAATGAGGCTCATGAAGCATGATGTAAATCTTGGAAGAAGTGTATTTTGGGATATGAAGAACCGCCTTCCAAGGAGCATTACTACATTAGAATGGGAGAATGGCTTCGTTtctgtgtacagcaaggataaccCAAACCTGCTCTTTAGCATGTCTGGGTTCGAGGTCCGTATTCTGCCAAAGATACGTATGACTCAGGAGGCATTCAGCAACACAAAAGATGGTGTATGGAATTTACAGAATGAGCAGACAAAGGAGAGGACAGCCATTGCATTTTTGAGGGTTGATGATGAACACATGAAAGTGTTTGAGAACCGTGTCAGGCAAATCCTTATGTCATCAGGGTCAACAACATTTACCAAGATAGTTAACAAGTGGAACACTGCTCTCATTGGCCTCATGACATATTTCCGTGAAGCCACTGTTCATACACAGGAACTATTGGATCTGCTTGTAAAATGTGAAAACAAGATCCAGACTCGTATAAAGATTGGCCTGAACTCAAAGATGCCTAGCAGGTTTCCACCAGTTATTTTTTATACACCGAAGGAAATTGGAGGTCTGGGCATGTTGTCAATGGGTCACATTTTGATACCACAGAGTGATCTCAGGTATAGCAAACAGACAGATGTTGGTGTGACGCATTTTCGAAGTGGTATGAGTCATGAAGAGGATCAGCTTATCCCTAACTTGTATCGCTACATCCAACCATGGGAGAGTGAGTTCATTGATTCACAGCGCGTGTGGGCTGAATATGCTTTGAAGAGGCAGGAAGCACAATCACAGAACAGACGCTTAACACTGGAGGATCTGGAAGATTCCTGGGATAGAGGTATACCTCGTATCAACACGCTTTTCCAAAAAGACCGCCACACTTTGGCATATGACAAAGGATGGAGGGTCAGAACAGACTTCAAGCAGTATCAAGTGCTGAAACAAAACCCATTCTGGTGGACACATCAGCGGCATGATGGAAAGCTATGGAACTTAAACAACTACAGAACTGACGTCATCCAAGCACTCGGAGGTGTGGAAGGTATCCTGGAACATACCTTATTTAAAGGAACATATTTCCCTACCTGGGAGGGTCTGTTCTGGGAGAAGGCTTCAGGTTTTGAGGAATCAATGAAGTACAAAAAACTGACAAATGCGCAGCGTTCTGGGCTTAACCAGATCCCCAATAGAAGATTTACCCTTTGGTGGTCACCAACCATTAATCGTGCAAATGTATATGTTGGTTTCCAGGTTCAGCTAGATCTGACAGGGATATTCATGCATGGTAAAATTCCGACCCTGAAAATCTCTCTGATCCAGATTTTCCGTGCACATCTTTGGCAGAAGGTCCATGAAAGTGTTGTTATGGATCTTTGCCAAGTTCTGGATCAGGAGTTGGATGCGTTGGAGATTGAGACAGTACAGAAAGAAACAATACATCCCAGGAAGAGTTACAAGATGAACAGTTCCTGTGCAGATGTCCTCCTTTTTGCTGCACACAGGTGGCAGATGTCTAAACCAAGCTTAGTTTCTGAGTCAAAGGATGTCTTCGATCAGAAAGCAAGTAACAAGTATTGGATTGATGTGCAATTACGATGGGGAGACTACGACTCACATGACATAGAACGTTACACAAGGGCTAAATTTATGGATTATACAACAGATAATATGTCCATCTACCCTTCTCCGACTG GGGTGATGATTGGACTTGATCTAGCATATAATCTGCACTCTGCTTTCGGTAACTGGTTCCCTGGGTCAAAGCCTCTCCTCCAGCAAGCAATGAACAAGATCATGAAG TCAAATCCTGCCCTGTACGTGCTGAGGGAGCGAATAAGGAAGGGTCTCCAGTTGTATTCATCTGAACCCACTGAGCCATATCTGTCTTCACAGAACTATGGAGAGATATTCAGCAACCAAATCATATGGTTTGTGGATGACACAAATGTCTATCGTGTTACCATTCACAAAACCTTCGAGGGTAACCTGACCACCAAACCAATAAATGGTGCAATCTTTATTTTCAATCCAAGGACTGGTCAACTATTTCTGAAG GTCATCCACACAAGTGTATGGGCAGGACAAAAGCGTCTAGGGCAGCTGGCTAAGTGGAAAACAGCTGAGGAGGTTGCTGCCTTAGTTCGATCTCTTCCTGTGGAAGAGCAGCCAAAGCAAATTATTGTGACAAGGAAGGGTATGTTGGATCCGTTGGAAGTCCATCTGCTTGACTTCCCTAACATTGTTATTAAGGGTAGTGAGTTGCAGCTGCCATTCCAAGCTTGCTTGAAGATTGAGAAATTCGGTGATCTTATTCTCAAGGCTACAGAACCTCAGATGGTTCTTTATAACATATACGATGATTGGCTGAAAAGTATCTCATCCTACACTGCATTCTCTCGTCTTGTGCTTATATTGCGAGCACTACATGTCAATAACGAGAAGGCTAAGATGTTACTGAAGCCTGACAAGACAATTGTTACGGAACCACATCATATCTGGCCAAGTTTGACTGATGAGCAGTGGCTCAAGGTCGAATGTGCGCTCAGGGATCTCATTCTTTCTGATTATGCAAAGAAAAACAACGTTAATACTTCTGCACTTACACAATCTGAGATTCGTGATATAATACTTGGTGCTGAAATAGCCCCACCATCACAGCAGAGGCAACAGATAGCTGAGATTGAGAAACAG TCCCGAGAGACACCTCAGTTAAATGCAGTTACAACAAGGACAACCAATGTGCATGGCGATGAACTCATTATCACGACAACCAGTCCATACGAGCAAGCAGCATTTGCATCGAAAACAGACTGGCGTGTCAGGGCCATCTCTGCTACAAACTTATATCTCCGTGTCAACCACATTTATGTTAACTCAGATGATATAAAG GAGACTGGCTATACTTACATCATGCCCAAGAATATATTGAAGAAGTTCATATGCATATCAGATCTACGGACACAGGTTGCAGGTTTCCTGTATGGACTGAGTCCACAGGATAATCCCCAAGTCAAGGAGATTAGATGCATATCCATTCCCCCACAGCATGGAACTCACCAGATGGTGACTCTCCCAGCGAATCTACCAGAGCATGAGTTCCTCGCGGACTTGGAGCCATTGGGATGGATGCATACCCAGCCGAATGAAGCTCCTCAGCTATCGCCTCAG GACTTGACATCGCATGCTAAGATTTTGGAGAACAACAAGCAGTGGGATGGTGAGAAGTGCATCATTTTGACATGCAGCTTCACCCCAGGATCGTGCTCACTGACCGCATACAAATTGACACCAAGCGGTTATGAGTGGGGCCATAGCAACAAGGACAATGGGAGCAACCCACATGGTTATCTCCCAACTCACTACGAGAAGGTCCAGATGCTTCTCAGTGACCGCTTCCTCGGGTTCTACATG GTTCCGGACAACGCGCCCTGGAACTACAACTTCATGGGAGTCAAGCACGACCCATTGATGAAGTACAGCATGAAGCTGGGGACGCCCCGAGACTTCTACCACGAGGACCACAGGCCGACACACTTCCTGGAGTTCAGCAACATCGAGGAGGGTGAGGTTGCTGAGGGGGACAGGGAGGACACCTTCTCGTAG